In Egibacteraceae bacterium, the following proteins share a genomic window:
- a CDS encoding helix-turn-helix transcriptional regulator, giving the protein MNIVDVVILAWLVLNMMLFVLLGSWGIVQWMRCASAPLRQLGLLVAVVCAAFVLGSVQRLALQAYRLEVISPGVGDLLLADLQLVKSMAATGLAGAGFALVYRVRRSLGRVDRMVAGLTDRVALPKGLDELRLTPRELEVLALIGGGWTTDEEIAAQIGVSPATSRTHVRNLLRKAGLRSRRELILLAHAVAVE; this is encoded by the coding sequence GTGAACATCGTCGATGTGGTGATCCTCGCTTGGCTCGTATTGAACATGATGTTGTTCGTCTTGCTGGGTTCGTGGGGCATCGTCCAGTGGATGCGTTGCGCCTCTGCGCCGCTGCGGCAGCTCGGGCTACTCGTGGCGGTGGTGTGCGCGGCGTTCGTGCTCGGGTCAGTGCAGCGCTTGGCGCTGCAGGCCTACCGGCTGGAGGTCATCTCTCCCGGTGTAGGCGATTTGCTGCTGGCGGACCTGCAACTGGTGAAATCCATGGCTGCGACGGGGCTGGCCGGTGCTGGCTTCGCGCTGGTGTATCGCGTGCGAAGGTCGCTGGGGCGAGTGGATCGCATGGTCGCGGGGTTGACCGACCGCGTGGCCCTGCCAAAGGGCCTGGATGAGCTGCGGCTTACCCCACGGGAGCTTGAGGTGCTCGCGTTGATCGGTGGTGGGTGGACCACGGATGAGGAGATCGCTGCGCAGATCGGGGTTTCGCCGGCGACCTCGCGTACGCATGTGCGCAACCTTCTCCGCAAGGCCGGGTTGCGGAGCAGACGTGAGCTCATCCTGCTGGCCCACGCGGTGGCGGTCGAGTGA